The DNA window TTATTGATACGCAATTGACAAAGCTGACAATCCCGGTTCGTCCAGGTCGAAATTTATCCGTAATTATTGAAGTAGCTGCAATGAACTATCGACTAAAAAGAATGGGTGTCAATGCGGCAGAAGAATTTTCGAATCGTCTTAATGACGTTATTTCACAAGATACAAATTAAGCGAATGGGAAGGTGCACAAAATGTTTTCATTATTAGCTTCAATTGACCCAATCGCTTTTTCACTCGGACCGATTACAGTTCGTTGGTATGGCGTTATCATCGCAGCTGGAATCGTTATTGCCTTTTTAGTAGGACAACGTGAGATGGTTAAACGGGGACTTCATGTCGAATTTTTAACAGATTTATTAATATGGGCGGTACCGCTTGCGATAGTCGGTGCGCGGATTTACTATGTGGCTTTTGAGTGGGATTCTTATAAAAATAATCCCGCAGAAATCATTGCAATTTGGAATGGTGGAATCGCTATTCATGGTGCTTTGATTGCCTCGGTAATTGTGGCTTATCTGTTTACGAAAAAACGGAACACTTCATTTTTAAAAGTAGCAGATATTTTAGCTCCAAGTATTTTAATCGGACAAGCGATTGGCCGTTGGGGTAATTTTATCAACCAAGAGGCTCATGGCGGAGAAGTAACACGTGCGTTTTTAGAAAATTTATTTATTCCTGATTGGATTATCAATCATATGTACATAGATGGAGCTTATTACCACCCAACTTTTTTGTATGAATCTATGTGGAGTTTAGTCGGCATTATCATTTTACTTTTACTACGGAAAGTTAATTTAGTACGTGGCGAAATGTTTTTCTTCTATATGATTTGGTATTCTGTAGGTCGCTTCTTCATTGAAGCGATGAGAACAGATAGTTTGTATGTAGTGGGCGAACTTCGCGCTGCACAACTTGTATCTGTAATAGCAATTGTCATTGGTTTAGGGTTAATTGTTTATCGTCGCGTAGCCATTAAAAATCCACCTCATTACAAAGATAAATAATAAAGAAAAGAGCGATCAGATGACGACATTGAAAAATGGATTGAAGGCAGGGTTGAAAACGACTTGGTCATTAGGGAAAATCATTTTCCCTATTACTTTGCTCGTGACCATGCTTCAATATACACCGGTCTTGCCTTTTATTATTGATTTAATCGCACCGATTATGGGCTTGTTCGGCTTAAGTGGCGATGCTGCAATTCCATTGGTTCTTGGAAACGCGCTTAATTTGTATGCCGGAATCGCCGGAATTTTGTCATTAGAATTGACGGTCAAAGAAGTGTTTATTTTGGCCGTTATGTTATCCTTTTCACATAATATCTTTATCGAAACAGGTGTGGCATTAAAGGTCGGTGTTAAGTTGTGGGTCGTGCTAGTTGTTCGTTTCGGATTAGCTGCACTATCTGGTATCATCATCAACTTGTTCTGGCAAGGTGGGGGAGAAGTAGCTAAATACGGTTTTGCTCCTGAAATTTCTGCTGCTCCTGAAAGTTGGATGGGAATTTTGTTAATCGGTCTTGAGAAAGCATCGTTCGGTGTTTTGCAATTAGCGATGATTGTCATCCCATTAATGATTATGATTCAGATTTTAAAAGACAAAAAATACCTTCAAAAGATATCTGATACGTTAGGACCTTTAACTCGACTATTAGGCGTTCAGAAAAATGCTTCATTAACTTTAGCTTCCGGACTTGTCTTTGGACTAGCGATGGGGGCAGGTGTAATGATTCAAGCTGTACAAGAAGATGGTGTAAGCAAAAAAGACGCAACTTTGGTGTTTATTTTCCTAGTCGCTTGTCACGCTGTTGTTGAAGATACGTTGATCTTTATCCCGTTAGGAATCCCGATATGGCCATTGCTCGCAATACGTGTGGTTACCGCGCTAGGGCTGACTATTTTTGTTTCTTATATGTGGCGTAAAGCAGAAGCAAAACAAAAGGAAGTGTTATCTACATGACAGAGAAAAAAATCAATACCTTATTATTCGATTTTGACGGGACATTAATAGATACAAATGAACTGATTATCCAATCATTCTTGGCAGTACTAGACAAACATTATCCAGGCCGCTTTAACCGAGAAGATGCCCTACATTTTATCGGCCCCTCATTAAAGCAAACATTTGAATCAATTGATCCTAGTCGCGTGGAAGAGCTAATAGCTGAGTATCGTGTTTTTAATCGTGCCATGCACGATGAATTAGTTGAAGAATATGACGGGGTAGTAGAGACGCTACGTCTTTTGAAAGCGCAAGGCTTGAAAATGGCGATTGTTTCGACAAAAATAAGCCAGACGATTCTTCACGGACTTGCGTTAATGGACGTTGCTGATGTATTTGATGTAATAGTAGGTTTGGATCATGTAACGAATCCGAAACCACATCCAGAGCCTTTACAGCTGGCTTTGACACAATTAAGTTCATCCCCTGAAGAAGCATTGATGATTGGTGATAATTCTCACGACATTGAAGGCGGGAAAAATGCAGGAGTTCGGACGGCAGGAGTGGCTTGGGCTGCAAAAGGCGAAGACTACTTAGCAAGTTTTAAGCCAGATTATATGCTGAAACATATAAGTGATTTACTTACATTGACGAAAGAGGCAGTAAAATGAGAAGAACACAACGCCATTTTGTCGAAGGTCCAAATTCACTTTGGCACATTTACAAAACGGTGCCGTTCTTGAAAGTTGCGAAAAATTTTTTGGTCATTCAAACGGCTAGATATACGCCGTTTTTGCCAATGAAAAATTGGCTGTATAAAACTTTTTTGAAAATGAAAATCGGCAAACATTCTTCTTTTGCCTTAATGGTCATGCCAGATGTTATGTTTCCTGAAAAAATCACAGTTGGAGAAAACTCAGTAATTGGTTACAATACGACGATTCTTGCACATGAATATTTAATAGATGAATACCGGCTCGGCGATGTGGTCATCGGAGACCGCGTCATGATCGGTGCAAATACCACGATTTTGCCCGGCATTACGATTGGAAACGACGCAATTGTTTCCGCTGCCACGCTCGTCCATAAAGATGTGCCAGCTGGAGCTTTTGTCGGTGGAAATCCGATGAGCGTTATCTTTACAGCTGAACAAATGGCAGAGCGACAAGCAAAATCCTGAAAGCACCTAGTGTTTTCAGGATTTTTTTCGAGTATATCTCTTGACGATAGACGGAAATATGAGATAAAATAGTTTTACTTCACCACATTAGCGAGATAAAGTAAAATAACCAATATTAGGGAGTTTTATGATGACTATACAAATGTTTGAAAAACCATTAGGCATGAGAGATGATTTTCCATTTATCGCAAAAAAGAAAGCAGAGCTCCGTACAAGTGGAACCAATATTATTCAGCAAGCAGGTTATGACTTACTACAGACTCCAACATTAGAATATTACGAAACGATTGGTAAAATTTCAGCAATCGCAGACAATGCATTGTTTAAACTATTAGACAGCCAAGGAGAAACGCTAGTTTTAAGACCAGATATGACTTCACCCATCGCACGGGTTGCAGCATCTAAATTATTAAAAGAAAAGATGCCTGTAAGACTAGGGTATTATTCAAATGTTTTTCGCGCTCAAAAACGAGAAGGCGGGCGACCGGCTGAATTCGAACAAATGGGCGTAGAATTGATCGGGGATGATTCACTTTATGCTGATGCAGAAGTGATTATTCTGGCAGGTAATATCTTAAAAAGCTTGAACATAGAGTCGAATCGATTCGTAATCGGTCACACTCAATTATTGCAGTTGATTCTTGAAGATTTCGGATTAAGCCAAGAGCAGATTGAACAAGTACGTGGCGCATTTGTTTCAAAAAATAGCGTTGGATTTGAAACCTTAGCAAAAGAATTACCTATTGAATCATCAAGAATGGAGTCGTTTATTGGCTTGATTTCAACGACAACTGTCGAAGAATGGCAGCAATGGGTTGACCCACATAACGCAAAACAAACGGCATTGTATGCAGAAATGAAAAAACTAAAGAAAATATTAGCAGACAGTGGATTATCAGAAGCAATTACTTATGATTTGTCGTTCAGCAGCCACATGACGTATTATACCGGAGTTGTATTTGAAGTATATGCTGCCGGTAGTGGATTTCCGCTTGGTAATGGTGGACGTTATGATGGATTGATGAAACAATTCGGACTCGAAGTCGGGGCAACTGGATTTGGATTACGTGTTGATAGACTGTTAGAAATCATGCCGCCTGTTTCAGAAAAAGAAGAACATACATTGGTCTTGTTTGATGAACAGCATGAAGACCAAGCGTTTGAAGAAGCGCAAAATCTGCGCGAACGTGGCATTCGTGTCACATTGCAATTTGCACCAGCGGTCAAGGCCACTGATGAATTTAGCAAACATTTCAGCAAGGTTCTACGATTGGAAGGTGCTAAGTAATGGATGCATTAACAATAGCAATGCCTAAAGGAAGAATATTTGAAGAAGCTTATGAATTATTAGTAAAAGCTGGCTATGATTTGCCAAAAGAACTTGATGATTCACGGAAGTTGATCGTCGAAGCGCCCAATGAAAATATCCGATTTATTCTTTCGAAACCAATGGATGTTCCGGTTTATGTAGAACATGGTGTCGCAGATATCGGCATCGCGGGTAAAGACGTTATGCTAGAACTTGAATGTGATGTCTATGAATTGCTTGACCTTGGCATTAGCCGTTGCTATATCGCGACTGCAGGTATGCCTGATACGCTAATGAATAAAGTATCTCCTCGCGTTGCCACAAAATACCCGAAAGTAGCATCTCAATACTATCGTGGCAAAGGCGAACAAGTGGAAATTATTGACTTGAATGGTTCGATCGAACTTGCGCCAATGATCGGTTTAGCTGATCGAATTGTAGATATCGTTTCTACAGGCAAAACCTTAAGTGAAAATGGCTTAGTTGAATATGAAAAAATCGTCGATATTACATCGCGTTTAATTGCGAATCCCGTTAGTTATCGGTTAAAGCAAAAACGCATTACAGATCTAGTAGAAAGACTGAGAAAGCAGGCAATTTTATGAAAGTGACTCGTCTTTCTTCAGGAATCTCTATTAGAAGAACCATAGCAGAAGGCACCGAACAACAAGTAACTGCGGTTAGAACGATTATTCAAGAAGTGAGAGATTACGGGGACAAAGCGATGTTCCGTTTCACAGAAAAATGGGATGGCGCAAAATTAACTTCTTTACGCGTTACAAAAGAAGAAATTGCGCGAGCGGTAGAACGTTTTGACTCTCAATTGTTAGCTGACTTATCTGAAGCTGCGGCAAATATTCGTAACTACCATGAAAGTCAGCAACAACAAGGTTATCGACTAGATAACGAAGATGGCTCGTATGTTGCACAGCGTGTGACGGCAATTGAGTCAGCTGGACTATACGTACCAGGCGGCACGGCTGCTTATCCTTCATCTGTGTTGATGAATGTTATTCCGGCACAAGTAGCTGGGGTTTCACGTATTGTTTTAATCTCGCCACCGAGTAAAGACGGAACATTGTCTGATGGAGTTCTCGTAGCAGCTCATATTCTCGGGATTAAGGAAGTCTATAAGTCTGGCGGTGCACAAGCCATTGCGGCATTAGCTTATGGAACTGAATCGATTGCACCGGTTGATAAAATTACGGGACCCGGCAATATTTTCGTTGCGCTTGCTAAGCGAGAAGTTAATGGAGATGTAGCCATTGATATGATTGCTGGCCCGAGTGAAATTGCAATAATTGCAGATGACACAGCTTATGCTGATGAAGTGGCAGCAGACTTATTGTCACAAGCAGAACATGATCCACTGGCAAGTGCTGTATTATTGACTACCAGTGAAAAATTAGCAGCAGCTGTTTCCAAACAAGTTGAACAGCAGCTTGCAACATTGCCTCGTGAAGCTATTGCAAGCCCAGCAATTGAAAATCACAGCATGATTTATATTGGTGACACCATGGAGGAATTGATTAGAGCTTCAGATCAATTAGCTCCTGAACATTTAGAGATTATGACAGAAGATGCTGAAGCGATTGCAGAGAAAATTCGCCATGCGGGTGCGATTTTTATCGGTCGTTATTCGTCCGAACCGATTGGTGATTATTTTGCCGGCACCAATCACGTATTGCCAACAAACAGCACGGCACGCTTTTCAAGTGCATTATCGGTCTATGACTTTATCAAACGAACAAGTATTATTCGCTATAGCGAAAAAGCATGGCAAAATAATAAAGAAAAAATCGCTCGCTTGGCACGTCTTGAAGGATTAGAGGGACATGCGCGTGCAGTTGAATCACGGTCGTGGGAAAAGGGGAATGAGCAATGAGAAAAGCTGAAATTAAACGAAATACCAATGAAACTAAGATTGCTGTTAAGTTTTCATTAGATGGAGAAGGCAAATCGGTTATTGATACAGGCGTACCGTTCATGGATCATATGTTAGATTTGTTTATTAAGCACGGTTTGTTTGATGGGGACATACAAGCAGACGGGGATACTCATATCGACGACCACCACACGACAGAAGATATTGGCATAGTTTTAGGGCAAGCTGTAAAAGAAGCGCTTGGTGATAAAAAAGGCATACGTCGATACGGCAATGCATTTGTACCTATGGATGATGCGTTAGCGCAAGTTGTTATCGATTGTTCAAACCGTCCGCACCTCGAACTTCGCAGCCAGCC is part of the Planococcus sp. PAMC 21323 genome and encodes:
- the lgt gene encoding prolipoprotein diacylglyceryl transferase is translated as MFSLLASIDPIAFSLGPITVRWYGVIIAAGIVIAFLVGQREMVKRGLHVEFLTDLLIWAVPLAIVGARIYYVAFEWDSYKNNPAEIIAIWNGGIAIHGALIASVIVAYLFTKKRNTSFLKVADILAPSILIGQAIGRWGNFINQEAHGGEVTRAFLENLFIPDWIINHMYIDGAYYHPTFLYESMWSLVGIIILLLLRKVNLVRGEMFFFYMIWYSVGRFFIEAMRTDSLYVVGELRAAQLVSVIAIVIGLGLIVYRRVAIKNPPHYKDK
- a CDS encoding nucleoside recognition domain-containing protein, which translates into the protein MTTLKNGLKAGLKTTWSLGKIIFPITLLVTMLQYTPVLPFIIDLIAPIMGLFGLSGDAAIPLVLGNALNLYAGIAGILSLELTVKEVFILAVMLSFSHNIFIETGVALKVGVKLWVVLVVRFGLAALSGIIINLFWQGGGEVAKYGFAPEISAAPESWMGILLIGLEKASFGVLQLAMIVIPLMIMIQILKDKKYLQKISDTLGPLTRLLGVQKNASLTLASGLVFGLAMGAGVMIQAVQEDGVSKKDATLVFIFLVACHAVVEDTLIFIPLGIPIWPLLAIRVVTALGLTIFVSYMWRKAEAKQKEVLST
- the ppaX gene encoding pyrophosphatase PpaX, which gives rise to MTEKKINTLLFDFDGTLIDTNELIIQSFLAVLDKHYPGRFNREDALHFIGPSLKQTFESIDPSRVEELIAEYRVFNRAMHDELVEEYDGVVETLRLLKAQGLKMAIVSTKISQTILHGLALMDVADVFDVIVGLDHVTNPKPHPEPLQLALTQLSSSPEEALMIGDNSHDIEGGKNAGVRTAGVAWAAKGEDYLASFKPDYMLKHISDLLTLTKEAVK
- a CDS encoding acyltransferase, with the translated sequence MRRTQRHFVEGPNSLWHIYKTVPFLKVAKNFLVIQTARYTPFLPMKNWLYKTFLKMKIGKHSSFALMVMPDVMFPEKITVGENSVIGYNTTILAHEYLIDEYRLGDVVIGDRVMIGANTTILPGITIGNDAIVSAATLVHKDVPAGAFVGGNPMSVIFTAEQMAERQAKS
- the hisZ gene encoding ATP phosphoribosyltransferase regulatory subunit, which encodes MTIQMFEKPLGMRDDFPFIAKKKAELRTSGTNIIQQAGYDLLQTPTLEYYETIGKISAIADNALFKLLDSQGETLVLRPDMTSPIARVAASKLLKEKMPVRLGYYSNVFRAQKREGGRPAEFEQMGVELIGDDSLYADAEVIILAGNILKSLNIESNRFVIGHTQLLQLILEDFGLSQEQIEQVRGAFVSKNSVGFETLAKELPIESSRMESFIGLISTTTVEEWQQWVDPHNAKQTALYAEMKKLKKILADSGLSEAITYDLSFSSHMTYYTGVVFEVYAAGSGFPLGNGGRYDGLMKQFGLEVGATGFGLRVDRLLEIMPPVSEKEEHTLVLFDEQHEDQAFEEAQNLRERGIRVTLQFAPAVKATDEFSKHFSKVLRLEGAK
- the hisG gene encoding ATP phosphoribosyltransferase, with translation MDALTIAMPKGRIFEEAYELLVKAGYDLPKELDDSRKLIVEAPNENIRFILSKPMDVPVYVEHGVADIGIAGKDVMLELECDVYELLDLGISRCYIATAGMPDTLMNKVSPRVATKYPKVASQYYRGKGEQVEIIDLNGSIELAPMIGLADRIVDIVSTGKTLSENGLVEYEKIVDITSRLIANPVSYRLKQKRITDLVERLRKQAIL
- the hisD gene encoding histidinol dehydrogenase, producing MKVTRLSSGISIRRTIAEGTEQQVTAVRTIIQEVRDYGDKAMFRFTEKWDGAKLTSLRVTKEEIARAVERFDSQLLADLSEAAANIRNYHESQQQQGYRLDNEDGSYVAQRVTAIESAGLYVPGGTAAYPSSVLMNVIPAQVAGVSRIVLISPPSKDGTLSDGVLVAAHILGIKEVYKSGGAQAIAALAYGTESIAPVDKITGPGNIFVALAKREVNGDVAIDMIAGPSEIAIIADDTAYADEVAADLLSQAEHDPLASAVLLTTSEKLAAAVSKQVEQQLATLPREAIASPAIENHSMIYIGDTMEELIRASDQLAPEHLEIMTEDAEAIAEKIRHAGAIFIGRYSSEPIGDYFAGTNHVLPTNSTARFSSALSVYDFIKRTSIIRYSEKAWQNNKEKIARLARLEGLEGHARAVESRSWEKGNEQ
- the hisB gene encoding imidazoleglycerol-phosphate dehydratase HisB — encoded protein: MRKAEIKRNTNETKIAVKFSLDGEGKSVIDTGVPFMDHMLDLFIKHGLFDGDIQADGDTHIDDHHTTEDIGIVLGQAVKEALGDKKGIRRYGNAFVPMDDALAQVVIDCSNRPHLELRSQPLSEKVGSFDTELVEEFLWKFALESRMNVHVIVHYGKNTHHIIEAIFKALARALDEATTIDPRVKGVPSTKGLLT